Proteins from one Bacteroidales bacterium genomic window:
- the aroA gene encoding 3-phosphoshikimate 1-carboxyvinyltransferase, translating to MTYRISKKNKTLKGKIIIPQSKSESNRVLLIKALSANPIKVNNLSDSDDTIILHKALKKIAENKNHNNVLTIDVGAAGTAMRFLTAFLSIKKGKYLLTGSEQMKKRPIGLLVDALNNLGANIEYGENKGFPPLKIIGSDFNKSEITINGNISSQYISALLMIAPILKNGLTITINGELVSKPYIEMTLQIMKYFGIKYLWKENKIEIKNQKYKSSEFNIGGDWSAVSYWYEMAAFSAHVDLTIKGLLNNNLQGDSIVSKIYENFGIKTKWLSKNTIHISKENSISEKFFYDFTGCPDIAQTLAVTCAGLNINAELIGLSNLNIKETQRLDALDCELKKINFNTKIINNSELKIYSRKNLKLKTINCKLKTYNDHRMAMAFAPLAVLLGEIQIENPDVVTKSYPNFWSDLKSVGFKIEEI from the coding sequence ATGACTTACAGAATATCAAAGAAAAATAAAACATTAAAAGGAAAAATAATTATTCCGCAATCGAAAAGCGAAAGCAATAGGGTTTTGCTTATTAAGGCACTTTCGGCTAACCCGATTAAAGTAAATAATCTTTCCGATTCCGATGATACGATTATTTTGCATAAAGCATTAAAAAAAATTGCTGAAAATAAAAATCACAATAATGTTTTGACAATTGATGTTGGTGCTGCGGGAACAGCAATGCGTTTCTTAACGGCTTTTCTTTCAATAAAAAAAGGAAAATATTTGCTCACCGGCTCAGAACAAATGAAAAAACGACCTATAGGTTTGCTTGTTGATGCTCTGAATAATTTAGGTGCGAATATTGAATATGGCGAAAACAAAGGATTTCCTCCACTAAAAATCATTGGCTCAGATTTTAATAAATCAGAAATTACAATTAATGGAAATATAAGCAGTCAGTATATTTCAGCATTGCTTATGATTGCACCAATTTTAAAAAATGGCTTAACTATTACAATTAACGGTGAACTTGTTTCAAAACCATACATCGAAATGACATTACAAATAATGAAATATTTTGGTATAAAATATTTATGGAAAGAAAATAAAATTGAAATAAAAAATCAGAAATATAAATCTTCAGAATTTAATATAGGTGGCGACTGGAGTGCTGTTTCATACTGGTACGAAATGGCAGCATTTTCCGCTCATGTTGATTTAACAATCAAGGGACTTTTAAATAACAATCTTCAAGGCGATTCGATTGTTTCAAAAATTTATGAAAATTTCGGAATAAAAACAAAATGGCTCAGTAAAAATACAATTCATATTTCAAAAGAAAATTCTATTTCCGAAAAGTTTTTTTATGATTTCACCGGTTGTCCTGATATTGCTCAAACGCTTGCCGTTACTTGTGCGGGTTTAAATATTAATGCAGAACTCATCGGATTGTCAAACCTTAATATAAAAGAAACCCAACGACTTGATGCACTCGACTGCGAATTAAAAAAAATCAACTTTAACACTAAAATTATTAATAATTCAGAACTCAAAATATATTCTCGGAAAAACCTTAAACTGAAAACTATAAACTGTAAACTGAAAACTTATAATGACCACCGCATGGCAATGGCATTTGCTCCTTTGGCAGTTCTTCTCGGAGAAATCCAAATTGAAAACCCTGATGTTGTTACAAAATCATATCCAAATTTCTGGAGTGATTTAAAATCAGTTGGTTTCAAAATAGAAGAAATTTAA